In Salmonella enterica subsp. enterica serovar Typhimurium str. LT2, a single window of DNA contains:
- the murB gene encoding UDP-N-acetylenolpyruvoylglucosamine reductase (UDP-N-acetylenolpyruvoylglucosamine reductase. (SW:MURB_SALTY)) has translation MTHSLKPWNTFGIDHCAKHIVCAENEQQLLSAWQQATREGLPVMILGEGSNVLFLENYAGTVILNRLKGIEVNETADAWHLHVGAGENWHQLVRYALDNNMPGLENLALIPGCVGSSPIQNIGAYGVELQRVCDYVDCVELETGKRLRLSAAECRFGYRDSIFKNEYQDRVAIVAVGLRLSKQWQPVLTYGDLTCLDPKTVTAQQVFDAVCHMRTTKLPDPKVNGNAGSFFKNPVVAADIAMELLERFPNAPHYPQADGSVKLAAGWLIDQCQLKGVTIGGAAVHRQQALVLINANDATSKDVVALAHHVRQKVGEKFNVWLEPEVRFIGRSGEVNAVESIA, from the coding sequence ATGACCCACTCCCTAAAACCCTGGAATACCTTCGGCATTGATCATTGTGCAAAGCACATCGTATGCGCTGAAAACGAACAACAACTACTGAGCGCCTGGCAGCAAGCAACTCGTGAGGGACTGCCGGTTATGATCCTGGGTGAAGGAAGCAATGTCCTGTTTCTGGAAAATTACGCCGGCACCGTGATCCTTAACCGCCTGAAAGGCATTGAGGTCAATGAAACCGCGGACGCCTGGCACCTACACGTCGGCGCAGGCGAAAACTGGCATCAGCTGGTTCGCTACGCGCTGGACAACAACATGCCCGGCCTGGAGAATCTGGCGCTCATCCCTGGCTGCGTTGGTTCCTCGCCTATACAGAATATTGGCGCGTATGGCGTAGAACTACAGCGCGTCTGCGACTACGTTGACTGCGTTGAACTGGAAACGGGAAAACGTCTGCGTTTGTCCGCGGCGGAATGCCGTTTCGGCTATCGTGACAGTATCTTCAAAAATGAATATCAGGATCGCGTTGCGATCGTCGCGGTGGGTCTGCGTTTGTCAAAGCAATGGCAGCCGGTGTTGACCTATGGCGATCTTACTTGTTTGGACCCGAAAACGGTCACCGCGCAACAGGTGTTTGATGCTGTATGCCATATGCGCACCACAAAATTGCCGGATCCTAAAGTGAATGGCAATGCGGGCAGCTTTTTTAAAAATCCCGTTGTCGCAGCCGATATCGCTATGGAACTGTTAGAACGATTTCCCAACGCGCCGCATTACCCTCAGGCAGACGGCTCAGTGAAGCTGGCGGCAGGCTGGCTGATAGATCAATGTCAGTTGAAAGGCGTCACCATTGGCGGCGCTGCGGTGCATCGCCAACAGGCGCTGGTATTGATTAATGCGAATGATGCGACAAGTAAAGATGTGGTGGCGCTGGCGCATCATGTCCGGCAAAAAGTGGGTGAAAAATTTAATGTCTGGCTGGAGCCTGAGGTTCGCTTTATTGGTCGGTCCGGAGAGGTGAACGCTGTGGAGAGCATTGCATGA
- the birA gene encoding biotin operon transcriptional repressor (bifunctional; BirA family; BIRA bifunctional protein. (SW:BIRA_SALTY)) → MKDTTVPLTLISLLADGEFHSGEQLGERLGMSRAAINKHIQTLRDWGVDVFTVPGKGYSLPEPIQLLDADRIHSQLDSGNVAVLPVIDSTNQYLLDRIGELRSGDACVAEYQQAGRGRRGRKWFSPFGANLYLSMYWRLEQGPAAAIGLSLVIGIVMAEVLRKLGADKVRVKWPNDLYLLDRKLAGILVELTGKTGDAAQIVIGAGINMAMRRVEEDVINQGWITLQEAGITLDRNMLAAKLIYKLRAALELFEQEGLSPYLSRWKKLDNFIDRPVKLIIGDKEIFGISRGIDTQGALLLEQDGVIKPWMGGEISLRSAE, encoded by the coding sequence ATGAAAGATACTACCGTTCCCCTGACGCTGATCTCACTACTTGCCGACGGAGAGTTTCACTCAGGCGAGCAGTTGGGTGAACGGCTGGGAATGAGCCGCGCGGCTATTAATAAACATATCCAGACATTACGCGACTGGGGAGTAGATGTATTTACCGTTCCCGGGAAAGGATATAGCTTACCGGAACCCATCCAGTTACTGGATGCTGACCGTATACATAGCCAACTGGATAGCGGAAACGTGGCGGTATTGCCCGTTATCGATTCAACCAATCAGTATTTACTTGATCGAATTGGCGAGCTGCGCTCAGGCGATGCCTGTGTAGCAGAATACCAACAGGCGGGGCGTGGTCGTCGCGGGCGTAAATGGTTCTCACCGTTTGGCGCGAATCTATATCTTTCAATGTACTGGCGTCTGGAGCAGGGCCCTGCGGCGGCAATAGGCCTGAGTCTGGTCATTGGAATTGTGATGGCGGAAGTGCTGCGTAAACTGGGCGCAGATAAAGTTCGTGTGAAGTGGCCTAACGACCTTTACCTACTGGACCGCAAACTGGCGGGTATTCTGGTCGAGTTAACCGGTAAAACGGGCGATGCCGCACAAATAGTGATTGGCGCTGGTATTAACATGGCAATGCGTCGCGTAGAAGAGGACGTGATAAATCAGGGATGGATCACACTACAAGAGGCCGGAATTACGCTCGACCGCAATATGCTGGCCGCAAAGCTGATTTATAAGCTACGTGCTGCGCTTGAGCTTTTTGAGCAAGAAGGTCTTTCTCCTTATCTTTCGCGCTGGAAAAAACTGGATAATTTTATTGATCGCCCGGTAAAACTAATTATTGGTGACAAAGAAATATTTGGTATTTCTCGCGGCATTGATACTCAAGGCGCATTATTGCTTGAACAGGATGGCGTGATTAAACCCTGGATGGGCGGAGAAATATCGCTGCGAAGCGCCGAATAG
- the coaA gene encoding pantothenate kinase (pantothenate kinase. (SW:COAA_SALTY)), which translates to MSIKEQSLMTPYLQFDRSQWAALRDSVPMTLTEDEIAQLKGINEDLSLEEVAEIYLPLSRLLNFYISSNLRRQAVLEQFLGTNGQRIPYIISIAGSVAVGKSTTARVLQALLSRWPEHRRVELITTDGFLHPNQVLKERGLMKKKGFPESYDMHRLVKFVSDLKSGVPNVTAPVYSHLIYDVIPEGDKTVAQPDILILEGLNVLQSGMDYPHDPHHVFVSDFVDFSIYVDAPEELLQTWYINRFLKFREGAFTDPDSYFHNYAKLSKEEAVNTATSLWKEINWLNLKQNILPTRERASLIMTKSANHAVEQVRLRK; encoded by the coding sequence ATGAGTATAAAAGAGCAATCGTTAATGACGCCTTACCTACAGTTTGATCGCAGCCAGTGGGCTGCGCTTCGCGATTCTGTGCCGATGACCCTGACCGAGGATGAGATCGCGCAGTTAAAAGGCATTAATGAAGATTTATCGCTGGAAGAAGTTGCAGAAATATATTTACCTCTCTCCCGTTTGCTAAATTTCTATATCAGTTCAAATCTGCGTCGTCAGGCTGTCCTGGAACAGTTTCTGGGCACTAACGGCCAGCGAATCCCTTACATCATCAGTATCGCGGGCAGCGTCGCAGTGGGTAAAAGCACGACAGCACGCGTTCTGCAAGCGTTGCTGAGTCGCTGGCCGGAACACCGCCGTGTTGAATTGATTACCACAGACGGCTTCCTCCACCCAAACCAGGTGTTGAAAGAACGCGGGTTAATGAAGAAAAAGGGGTTCCCCGAATCGTATGATATGCACCGACTGGTGAAATTCGTTTCTGACCTCAAGTCGGGCGTACCGAACGTGACGGCGCCAGTCTATTCTCATTTGATTTACGATGTTATTCCTGAAGGGGATAAAACCGTCGCTCAGCCTGATATATTGATTCTTGAAGGTTTGAATGTTTTACAAAGCGGTATGGATTATCCTCACGATCCGCATCATGTATTTGTCTCTGATTTCGTTGATTTCTCTATTTACGTGGATGCGCCAGAAGAACTTCTTCAGACGTGGTATATCAATCGCTTCCTGAAATTCCGCGAAGGGGCGTTTACCGATCCTGACTCTTATTTCCACAATTATGCGAAATTATCTAAAGAAGAAGCTGTTAATACAGCAACTTCGCTTTGGAAAGAAATTAACTGGTTGAATTTAAAACAAAATATCTTACCTACACGAGAACGTGCCAGCCTTATTATGACCAAGAGCGCTAACCATGCGGTGGAACAGGTAAGATTGCGGAAATAA
- the rplA gene encoding 50S ribosomal subunit protein L1 (regulates synthesis of L1 and L11; similar to E. coli 50S ribosomal subunit protein L1, regulates synthesis of L1 and L11 (AAC76958.1); Blastp hit to AAC76958.1 (234 aa), 98% identity in aa 1 - 234), with product MAKLTKRMRVIREKVDATKQYDINEAIALLKELATAKFNESVDVAVNLGIDARKSDQNVRGATVLPHGTGRSVRVAVFTQGPNAEAAKAAGAELVGMEDLADQIKKGEMNFDVVIASPDAMRVVGQLGQVLGPRGLMPNPKVGTVTPNVAEAVKNAKAGQVRYRNDKNGIIHTTIGKVDFDADKLKENLEALLVALKKAKPSQAKGVYIKKVSISTTMGAGVAVDQAGLSASAN from the coding sequence ATGGCTAAACTGACCAAGCGTATGCGCGTGATCCGTGAAAAAGTTGATGCGACCAAACAGTACGACATCAACGAAGCTATTGCCCTGCTGAAAGAGCTGGCCACTGCTAAATTCAACGAAAGCGTTGACGTTGCCGTTAACCTCGGCATCGACGCTCGTAAATCTGACCAGAACGTTCGTGGCGCGACTGTACTGCCGCACGGTACTGGCCGTTCTGTTCGCGTTGCCGTATTTACCCAAGGCCCGAACGCTGAAGCAGCTAAAGCTGCTGGCGCTGAGCTGGTAGGTATGGAAGATCTGGCTGACCAGATCAAGAAAGGCGAAATGAACTTCGACGTTGTTATCGCATCCCCGGATGCAATGCGCGTTGTTGGCCAGCTGGGCCAGGTTCTGGGTCCGCGCGGCCTGATGCCAAACCCGAAAGTCGGTACCGTAACTCCGAACGTTGCTGAAGCGGTTAAGAACGCTAAAGCAGGTCAGGTTCGTTACCGTAACGACAAAAACGGCATCATCCACACCACCATCGGTAAAGTGGACTTTGACGCTGACAAACTGAAAGAAAACCTGGAAGCTCTGCTGGTTGCGCTGAAAAAAGCAAAACCGAGCCAGGCGAAAGGCGTGTACATCAAGAAAGTTAGCATCTCCACCACCATGGGTGCTGGCGTTGCCGTTGATCAGGCTGGTCTGAGCGCATCTGCGAACTAA
- the btuB gene encoding outer membrane receptor for transport of vitamin B12, E colicins, and bacteriophage BF23 (vitamin B12 receptor precursor. (SW:BTUB_SALTY)) has translation MIKKATLLTAFSVTAFSAWAQDTSPDTLVVTANRFQQPRSAVLAPVTIVTRQDIERWQSTSVNDVLRRLPGVDIAQSGGAGQNSSIFIRGTNSSHVLVLIDGVRLNLAGVSGSADLSQFPVSLVQRIEYIRGPRSAIYGSDAIGGVVNIITTRDNPGTELTAGWGSNSYQNYDISTQQQLGENTRATLIGDYEYTKGFDVVAKGGTGMQAQPDRDGFLSKTLYGALEHTFSDRWSGFVRGYGYDNRTDYDAYYSPGSPLIDTRKLYSQSWDAGLHFNGERIQSQLVSSYSHSKDYNYDPHYGRYDTSATLDEMKQYNVQWTNSVVVGHGNVGAGVDWQKQTTTPGTGYVPEGYDQRNTGVYLTGLQQLGDFTLEAAARSDDNSQFGRHGTWQTSAGWEFIEGYRFIASYGTSYKAPNLGQLYGYYGNPNLNPEKSKQWEGAFEGLTAGVSWRISGYRNDINDMIDYDDHLQKYYNEGKARIKGIEATANFDTGPLTHTVSYDYVDARNAITDTPLPRRSKQMAKYQLDWDVYDFDWGMTYQYLGSRYDSDYSAYPYRTVKMGGVSLWDLTVAYPVTSHLTVRGKIANLFDKDYETVYGYQTAGREYTLSGSYTF, from the coding sequence ATGATTAAAAAAGCTACGCTGCTGACGGCGTTCTCCGTCACGGCCTTTTCCGCTTGGGCGCAGGACACTAGCCCGGATACCCTGGTTGTCACCGCCAACCGTTTTCAGCAGCCGCGCAGCGCGGTTCTGGCGCCCGTTACCATCGTGACGCGTCAGGATATTGAACGCTGGCAATCGACCTCCGTAAATGATGTTCTGCGCCGTTTGCCTGGCGTCGATATTGCGCAGAGCGGCGGCGCCGGACAAAACTCCTCCATTTTCATTCGCGGCACCAACTCCAGCCATGTACTGGTATTGATTGACGGCGTGCGTCTGAATTTAGCAGGCGTGAGCGGGTCCGCCGATCTCAGCCAGTTCCCGGTGTCGCTGGTACAGCGCATTGAATATATTCGCGGTCCGCGCTCCGCTATTTATGGTTCCGATGCTATCGGCGGCGTAGTGAATATCATTACGACGCGCGATAACCCAGGCACAGAATTAACCGCTGGATGGGGAAGCAATAGCTACCAGAATTACGACATCTCGACGCAACAGCAACTTGGCGAAAACACGCGGGCGACGTTGATCGGCGATTACGAATACACCAAAGGGTTTGACGTGGTAGCGAAAGGCGGTACCGGGATGCAGGCGCAGCCTGACCGGGACGGCTTTTTGAGTAAAACGCTTTATGGCGCGTTAGAGCATACCTTTTCTGATCGCTGGAGCGGATTCGTGCGTGGTTATGGCTACGATAACCGTACCGATTACGACGCCTATTACTCGCCGGGCTCGCCGCTGATTGATACACGCAAACTTTATAGCCAAAGCTGGGACGCCGGGCTGCACTTTAATGGCGAACGTATTCAGTCTCAGCTGGTTTCAAGCTATAGCCACAGTAAAGATTACAACTATGATCCGCACTATGGCCGGTATGATACCTCCGCCACGCTGGATGAGATGAAACAGTACAATGTTCAATGGACCAACAGTGTGGTCGTGGGGCACGGTAATGTTGGGGCGGGCGTAGACTGGCAGAAACAGACTACCACGCCAGGTACCGGCTATGTGCCCGAGGGATATGACCAGCGTAATACCGGGGTTTACCTGACAGGATTACAACAGTTGGGTGACTTCACTCTGGAAGCGGCGGCGCGCAGTGATGACAACTCCCAGTTTGGTCGTCATGGTACATGGCAAACCAGCGCGGGATGGGAGTTTATAGAAGGTTATCGCTTTATTGCCTCCTACGGAACCTCCTACAAAGCGCCTAATTTGGGCCAACTGTATGGTTATTACGGTAATCCGAACCTGAATCCTGAAAAGAGTAAACAGTGGGAAGGCGCATTTGAAGGGCTAACCGCTGGCGTCAGCTGGCGTATTTCAGGTTATCGTAACGATATTAATGACATGATCGATTATGACGATCATCTGCAAAAATATTACAACGAAGGTAAGGCGCGCATTAAAGGTATTGAGGCGACGGCGAATTTCGATACCGGACCGTTAACGCATACGGTCAGTTATGATTACGTTGATGCGCGTAATGCGATTACCGATACGCCATTACCCCGGCGTTCCAAACAGATGGCAAAATATCAACTTGACTGGGACGTTTACGATTTTGACTGGGGGATGACATATCAATACCTTGGTTCCCGCTATGATTCGGATTACTCCGCTTACCCATACCGGACAGTAAAAATGGGCGGCGTCAGTTTATGGGATCTTACGGTTGCATATCCGGTCACCTCACATCTGACAGTTCGTGGTAAAATAGCCAACCTGTTCGACAAAGATTACGAGACAGTTTATGGCTACCAAACTGCAGGACGAGAATACACCTTGTCTGGCAGCTACACCTTCTGA
- the murI gene encoding glutamate racemase (glutamate racemase. (SW:MURI_SALTY)), whose translation MATKLQDENTPCLAATPSEPRPTVLVFDSGVGGLSVYDEIRRLLPDLHYIYAFDNVAFPYGEKSETFIVERVVEIVTAVQQRYPLSLAVIACNTASTVSLPALREKFAFPVVGVVPAIKPAARLTANGVVGLLATRATVKRPYTHELIARFANECQIAMLGSAELVELAEAKLHGDSVSLEELRRILRPWLRMPEPPDTVVLGCTHFPLLRDELLQVLPEGTRLVDSGAAIARRTAWLLEHEAPDAKSTDANIAYCMAMTPGAEQLLPVLQRYGFETLEKLPV comes from the coding sequence ATGGCTACCAAACTGCAGGACGAGAATACACCTTGTCTGGCAGCTACACCTTCTGAACCACGTCCCACCGTGCTGGTATTTGATTCCGGCGTCGGTGGATTGTCGGTCTATGATGAGATTCGGCGGCTCCTGCCGGATCTCCACTATATATATGCTTTCGATAACGTGGCTTTCCCCTACGGGGAAAAGAGTGAAACGTTTATCGTCGAGCGCGTTGTCGAGATTGTGACTGCGGTACAGCAGCGCTATCCCCTTTCACTGGCGGTGATTGCCTGTAATACCGCCAGTACGGTCTCACTTCCCGCATTACGTGAAAAGTTTGCCTTCCCGGTGGTGGGCGTTGTGCCTGCGATTAAACCAGCGGCGCGGCTGACCGCAAATGGCGTCGTCGGGCTACTGGCGACGAGAGCCACGGTCAAACGTCCTTATACTCACGAGCTGATTGCGCGCTTCGCCAATGAATGTCAGATAGCGATGTTAGGGTCGGCAGAACTGGTGGAACTGGCGGAAGCTAAATTACATGGCGATTCGGTATCGCTGGAAGAACTGCGCCGCATATTACGCCCATGGCTACGAATGCCGGAGCCGCCTGACACGGTCGTTCTGGGGTGTACGCATTTCCCTCTATTACGGGACGAGCTTTTGCAAGTCCTGCCCGAAGGGACGCGGTTAGTGGATTCCGGCGCGGCGATAGCGCGTCGTACAGCCTGGCTGTTGGAACATGAAGCGCCGGATGCGAAATCAACCGATGCCAATATTGCTTATTGCATGGCAATGACGCCAGGAGCTGAACAATTATTACCCGTTTTACAGCGTTATGGCTTTGAAACGCTCGAAAAACTGCCGGTTTAA
- the secE gene encoding preprotein translocase IISP family, membrane subunit (similar to E. coli preprotein translocase (AAC76955.1); Blastp hit to AAC76955.1 (127 aa), 96% identity in aa 1 - 127): MSANTEAQGSGRGLEAMKWIVVAILLIVAIVGNYLYRDMMLPLRALAVVILIAAAGGVALLTTKGKATVAFAREARTEVRKVIWPTRQETLHTTLIVAAVTAVMSLILWGLDGILVRLVSFITGLRF, from the coding sequence ATGAGTGCGAATACCGAAGCTCAAGGGAGCGGGCGCGGCCTGGAAGCGATGAAGTGGATAGTTGTTGCCATATTGCTGATCGTCGCAATCGTCGGCAACTACCTCTATCGCGACATGATGCTGCCGCTGCGTGCGCTGGCCGTAGTAATTCTGATTGCTGCAGCGGGTGGTGTCGCGCTGTTGACGACAAAAGGTAAAGCAACCGTTGCTTTTGCCCGTGAAGCGAGAACCGAAGTCCGTAAGGTCATTTGGCCGACTCGCCAGGAAACGCTGCACACCACGCTGATCGTCGCTGCGGTTACCGCAGTTATGTCACTGATCCTGTGGGGACTGGATGGTATTCTGGTTCGCCTGGTATCCTTTATCACTGGCCTGAGGTTCTGA
- a CDS encoding putative cytoplasmic protein (similar to E. coli orf, hypothetical protein (AAC76953.1); Blastp hit to AAC76953.1 (51 aa), 55% identity in aa 1 - 40), which produces METCVLMQLKNCIKCSIAHILRYKRQKCSNFKQESINFRHFTDRLTRIRRGISTLRR; this is translated from the coding sequence ATGGAGACCTGCGTGCTCATGCAACTAAAAAATTGCATAAAATGTTCTATCGCTCACATTTTGCGCTATAAGAGACAAAAATGCTCTAATTTCAAACAAGAGAGCATAAATTTTCGGCATTTTACCGACCGTCTGACCAGGATACGACGCGGCATTTCAACGCTCCGTCGATAG
- the rplJ gene encoding 50S ribosomal subunit protein L10 (50S ribosomal protein L10 (L8). (SW:RL10_SALTY)), whose product MALNLQDKQAIVAEVSEVAKGALSAVVADSRGVTVDKMTELRKAGREAGVYMRVVRNTLLRRVVEGTQFECLKDTFVGPTLIAYSMEHPGAAARLFKEFAKANAKFEVKAAAFEGELIPASQIDRLATLPTYEEAIARLMATMKEASAGKLVRTLAAVRDAKEAA is encoded by the coding sequence ATGGCTTTAAATCTTCAAGACAAACAAGCGATTGTTGCTGAAGTCAGCGAAGTAGCCAAAGGCGCGCTGTCTGCAGTAGTTGCGGATTCCCGTGGCGTAACTGTAGATAAAATGACTGAACTGCGTAAAGCAGGTCGTGAAGCTGGCGTATACATGCGTGTTGTTCGTAACACCCTGCTGCGCCGCGTCGTTGAAGGTACTCAGTTCGAGTGCCTGAAAGACACGTTTGTTGGTCCGACCCTGATTGCATACTCTATGGAACACCCGGGCGCTGCTGCTCGTCTGTTCAAAGAGTTCGCGAAAGCGAATGCAAAATTTGAGGTCAAAGCTGCAGCCTTTGAAGGTGAGCTGATCCCGGCGTCTCAGATCGACCGCCTGGCAACTCTGCCGACCTACGAAGAAGCAATTGCACGCCTGATGGCAACCATGAAAGAAGCTTCGGCTGGCAAACTGGTTCGCACACTGGCTGCTGTACGCGATGCAAAAGAAGCTGCGTAA
- the tufB gene encoding protein chain elongation factor EF-Tu (duplicate of tufA; elongation factor TU (EF-TU). (SW:EFTU_SALTY)): MSKEKFERTKPHVNVGTIGHVDHGKTTLTAAITTVLAKTYGGAARAFDQIDNAPEEKARGITINTSHVEYDTPTRHYAHVDCPGHADYVKNMITGAAQMDGAILVVAATDGPMPQTREHILLGRQVGVPYIIVFLNKCDMVDDEELLELVEMEVRELLSQYDFPGDDTPIVRGSALKALEGDAEWEAKIIELAGFLDSYIPEPERAIDKPFLLPIEDVFSISGRGTVVTGRVERGIIKVGEEVEIVGIKETQKSTCTGVEMFRKLLDEGRAGENVGVLLRGIKREEIERGQVLAKPGTIKPHTKFESEVYILSKDEGGRHTPFFKGYRPQFYFRTTDVTGTIELPEGVEMVMPGDNIKMVVTLIHPIAMDDGLRFAIREGGRTVGAGVVAKVLG; this comes from the coding sequence ATGTCTAAAGAAAAGTTTGAACGTACAAAACCGCACGTTAACGTCGGTACTATCGGCCACGTTGACCATGGTAAAACAACGCTGACCGCTGCCATTACTACCGTACTGGCTAAAACCTACGGCGGTGCCGCTCGCGCATTCGACCAGATCGATAACGCGCCGGAAGAAAAAGCGCGTGGTATCACCATCAACACTTCTCACGTTGAATACGATACCCCGACCCGCCACTACGCACACGTAGACTGCCCGGGGCACGCCGACTATGTTAAAAACATGATCACCGGTGCTGCTCAGATGGACGGCGCGATCCTGGTTGTTGCTGCGACTGACGGTCCGATGCCGCAGACCCGTGAGCACATCCTGCTGGGTCGTCAGGTAGGCGTTCCGTACATCATCGTGTTCCTGAACAAATGCGACATGGTTGATGACGAAGAGCTGCTGGAACTGGTTGAAATGGAAGTTCGTGAACTTCTGTCTCAGTACGACTTCCCGGGCGACGACACGCCGATCGTTCGTGGTTCTGCTCTGAAAGCGCTGGAAGGCGACGCAGAGTGGGAAGCGAAAATCATCGAACTGGCTGGCTTCCTGGATTCTTACATCCCGGAACCAGAGCGTGCGATTGACAAGCCGTTCCTGCTGCCGATCGAAGACGTATTCTCCATCTCCGGTCGTGGTACCGTTGTTACCGGTCGTGTAGAACGCGGTATCATCAAAGTGGGCGAAGAAGTTGAAATCGTTGGTATCAAAGAGACTCAGAAGTCTACCTGTACTGGCGTTGAAATGTTCCGCAAACTGCTGGACGAAGGCCGTGCCGGTGAGAACGTAGGTGTTCTGCTGCGTGGTATCAAACGTGAAGAAATCGAACGTGGTCAGGTACTGGCTAAGCCGGGCACCATCAAGCCGCACACCAAGTTCGAATCTGAAGTGTACATTCTGTCCAAAGATGAAGGCGGCCGTCATACTCCGTTCTTCAAAGGCTACCGTCCGCAGTTCTACTTCCGTACTACTGACGTGACTGGCACCATCGAACTGCCGGAAGGCGTAGAGATGGTAATGCCGGGCGACAACATCAAAATGGTTGTTACCCTGATCCACCCGATCGCGATGGACGACGGTCTGCGTTTCGCAATCCGTGAAGGCGGCCGTACCGTTGGCGCGGGCGTTGTTGCTAAAGTTCTCGGCTAA
- the nusG gene encoding component in transcription antitermination (similar to E. coli component in transcription antitermination (AAC76956.1); Blastp hit to AAC76956.1 (181 aa), 99% identity in aa 1 - 181) encodes MSEAPKKRWYVVQAFSGFEGRVATSLREHIKLHNMEELFGEVMVPTEEVVEIRGGQRRKSERKFFPGYVLVQMVMNDASWHLVRSVPRVMGFIGGTSDRPAPISDKEVDAIMNRLQQVGDKPRPKTLFEPGEMVRVNDGPFADFNGVVEEVDYEKSRLKVSVSIFGRATPVELDFSQVEKA; translated from the coding sequence ATGTCTGAAGCACCTAAAAAGCGCTGGTACGTCGTTCAGGCGTTTTCCGGTTTTGAAGGCCGCGTAGCCACATCGCTGCGCGAGCATATCAAATTACACAATATGGAAGAGCTGTTTGGCGAAGTCATGGTGCCGACTGAAGAAGTCGTTGAGATCCGTGGCGGCCAGCGTCGCAAAAGCGAACGCAAATTCTTCCCGGGTTACGTTCTGGTCCAGATGGTCATGAACGACGCAAGCTGGCACCTGGTGCGCAGCGTGCCGCGTGTGATGGGCTTTATCGGCGGTACCTCTGACCGTCCGGCGCCGATCAGCGACAAAGAAGTCGATGCGATCATGAACCGCCTGCAGCAGGTTGGCGATAAGCCGCGGCCGAAAACTCTGTTTGAACCGGGTGAAATGGTTCGTGTTAACGACGGTCCGTTCGCAGACTTTAACGGCGTTGTCGAAGAAGTCGATTATGAGAAGTCTCGCCTGAAAGTGTCTGTTTCTATCTTCGGTCGTGCGACCCCGGTAGAGCTGGACTTCAGTCAGGTTGAGAAAGCGTAA
- the rplK gene encoding 50 S ribosomal subunit protein L11 (similar to E. coli 50S ribosomal subunit protein L11 (AAC76957.1); Blastp hit to AAC76957.1 (142 aa), 100% identity in aa 1 - 142), with the protein MAKKVQAYVKLQVAAGMANPSPPVGPALGQQGVNIMEFCKAFNAKTDSIEKGLPIPVVITVYADRSFTFVTKTPPAAVLLKKAAGIKSGSGKPNKDKVGKISRAQLQEIAQTKAADMTGADIEAMTRSIEGTARSMGLVVED; encoded by the coding sequence ATGGCTAAGAAAGTACAAGCCTACGTCAAGCTGCAGGTTGCAGCTGGTATGGCGAACCCGAGTCCGCCGGTTGGTCCAGCACTGGGTCAGCAGGGTGTGAACATCATGGAATTCTGCAAAGCGTTCAACGCAAAAACGGATTCCATCGAAAAAGGTCTGCCGATTCCGGTTGTTATTACCGTTTACGCTGACCGTTCTTTCACCTTCGTTACCAAAACGCCTCCGGCAGCTGTTCTGCTGAAAAAAGCGGCTGGTATCAAGTCTGGTTCCGGCAAGCCGAACAAAGACAAAGTAGGTAAAATTTCCCGCGCTCAGCTGCAGGAAATCGCGCAGACCAAAGCTGCCGACATGACCGGTGCCGACATTGAAGCGATGACTCGCTCCATCGAAGGTACTGCACGTTCCATGGGCCTGGTAGTGGAGGACTAA